One stretch of Sander lucioperca isolate FBNREF2018 chromosome 13, SLUC_FBN_1.2, whole genome shotgun sequence DNA includes these proteins:
- the LOC116058302 gene encoding V-set and immunoglobulin domain-containing protein 1 — MGPTLRLLVLMSIIGCVELISVTTPQKNVNVTLGQSVLLQCMFVTNVDTSGLTIEWDFVSSASMTPKQVYFYQSGKDVITKSYEGRLQPSSSPGTTKNTSIVISNMQPSDAGVYSCQIHNFPDVDGQSEANIIVNVLEKPTVPYCAVHGDVESGHLVTLTCHSERGSPNPTYIWTRLDQTRTRRPVLGLVTTSGILQFQNISQFEFGEYQCNATNAVGFSTCTIELNPEAGDGVIAGAVIGALLGCVLIILVVWFIARTVKKHKYKEVKVSEAHMMKRSSPQAQEASDSVPVATTAGSLHAEEDDPEA, encoded by the exons ATGGGCCCCACGCTGCGCTTGTTGGTGCTTATGAGCATAATAG gATGTGTTGAACTGATCTCAGTCACAACTCCGCAGAAAAATGTCAATGTTACATTGGGTCAAAGTGTCCTACTCCAATGTATGTTCGTGACTAATGTAGACACCTCCGGCCTTACCATCGAGTGGGACTTTGTTTCATCGGCCTCCATGACGCCAAAGCAG GTGTATTTCTATCAATCAGGAAAGGATGTCATTACAAAATCTTATGAGGGCAGGCTTCAACCTTCATCTTCTCCCGGCACGACCAAAAACACCTCAATAGTAATAAGCAACATGCAACCATCAGATGCCGGAGTGTACTCTTGTCAGATTCACAACTTTCCTGATGTGGACGGACAGTCTGAGGCCAATATCATTGTGAATGTTCTTG AGAAGCCCACTGTTCCTTATTGCGCCGTCCACGGTGACGTGGAATCAGGTCACTTGGTCACTCTGACCTGCCACAGTGAGCGTGGGAGCCCCAACCCAACATATATCTGGACCAGACTGGATCAGACTCGGACAAGGAGGCCTGTACTGGGACTAG TGACCACATCTGGAATACTGCAATTCCAAAACATATCCCAGTTTGAGTTTGGGGAGTACCAGTGCAACGCTACAAATGCAGTGGGATTTTCAACTTGTACTATAGAGCTAAATCCTg AAGCGGGAGATGGAGTGATTGCTGGCGCTGTGATCGGCGCCTTGCTCGGGTGTGTCCTGATCATCCTGGTTGTGTGGTTCATCGCTCGCACGGTGAAGAAACACAAGTACAAGGAGGTCAAAGTATCAGAGGCCCACATGATGAA GAGGAGCTCTCCTCAGGCCCAGGAAGCCTCGGATAGCGTTCCCGTGGCAACCACAGCCGGCAGCCTCCATGCTGAGGAAGATGATCCAGAAGCCTGA